The genomic stretch GAAGACTGGGTTGCGGTAGCCTGGAGTCTTCGGGTAGTTTTTATtgcaggaggggaagaggagctgGGGAAGATCCAAAAGCTTCCCTGGAGCACTTGGTGCTCTCAGCATAAGCCAGCCCATCTGCTTACCGTGCTGCAGCATTAGGGTAGTGATTGCGTTCAAAAATGCGCTCCAGCTCCTGCAGCTGGAACTGGGTGAACCTGTGGCGGAAGCGGGGAAGCTGGCCTGGTGACCCTCGAGGGTCCTTTGAGCTGCCAGGGATCGGCTCCTGCTGTTGGACCTTATCCTGGCCACTGCTGCTGGTCCCGCCTTCATAGTTCCAGCTATCCACGAAGACAGCAGGAGTATTGTCTCTGGATTCTTCTTTTGTACCTTCTCCTTCTGTGGCTACTGCCCCCGACACAGAGTGGCCCTGTACATCCTCTTTCTCCTGCCTTTCCTGCACAGCCTGCAGAATTACCCATGCACTTCCacctggaaggagaaaacaaaaaagaaaatttttcagGAATCTGAGTCCAGGGTGAGTGGGGAGGCACAGGGTAGGGCTGCAGACTGAGCTGGCAAGTGTCTGCAAAGAAACCGAGAGAACTGGAGAATCTGTCTCATCCATATACTGACCATTGCTTTCTCCTCCAACCTGATCAACTCTCACATGAAGCAACTGGGTGATGCCTTGAGGCTCCATGCCCTGAATGCTGTTGATAGTGCTCGAGTACTCGTGCTTCTGCAGATTTTGAGCCCAAGCTCTTGGAACAGAATAAAAGCATTGACCCATGACCTGGAAGTGTTTTTTTCTGGCCTGGTCAAGTTCACAATGTATCTAGTCAGTCACAGACATTCTGTCCTGCCTGCCTTCTCAATGCCATTTACTGTGGGTTGAGCCTCTTCAGATACAAGTTACAGCAGTTTGGGGTGGCAATGAGCAGACTGTGCTTGTAAGAAGGACACAAAGAGAACCCGTGGGAATGTGGGGGTGTAAAATTGAGCTTCGAAGCTGCAGGTCTGCTGATGACTCTGGCCTTGATGAGGTATCTTCCCAGGGAAGGGGATACGTGGGACTGTTCCATCAAATTGTTAGGGAGTAAGAACAGTTCTCCCTGTACCTCTGGAGTCTGGTCAGAAATGTTGGTGAACACCTCTTGGCCTACTGTTCTACCTCTGGTAGCTGGTACTTGACAGAAATAAAGCAAATATAATCATGTAGGAGTCCTCTGCCTCTGAACATTGACAAATGTAGAAGTTAAAGCCTGGCAATCTTCCAGGATCTCCAGCTGTGGGATACTGGAAAGTGAATACAGAGGTTGCTGATTGCTCAGCATCACATAGACTTACATCTCCTGGGGGCACTGGGGCAATGAACACAGTTTAGCATTGCTAACTACTGTTAAGATGGGTTCCAACCCATTAGAATGATACCTTGTGTGCAGAGGCTCCCTTGAGTCTTTGTTGTAAAATCCATGATAAGACTTTGCATGACAAAGTGTGTGTGTTGAGTTGCCTTTCATCTGCATGGCCTTTCTACAGTGGGTGCACCCGTGTTATTCTGTGGGCACAATGTTTGCATATAAGTACATCTTCAGGAACTCTGACCATCTAACAAATTACGCTAGACTATCGCTGGTCAGCAGGTTACGCCTCAACCCcatcagtgctgagattacaagtgagTATGAGCATCCGTGCACATGTTATGTGGGAATGGGAGTCTCATGCTTGACAactttaccaaatgagccatctccagcctacCTGGTGGCTCCCACATGGCTGAGGGTGTTTGGGACACCATGCCATCCTTCTGAGTGCAGCAGGGTCCTTGGATAAATAGAACTTCTCTAGACAACTACACAAGGAGCACTTGTGAAGAGTAGTATGCCATTGCCATTCtaaaccaggaggcaggagctgtttTCTAAATGCTCAGAGACCCTAGGCAGACCTAGGCAGGTGTGTTCAGTGTAGAAGTACATGGCTATACTACGTAA from Meriones unguiculatus strain TT.TT164.6M chromosome X, Bangor_MerUng_6.1, whole genome shotgun sequence encodes the following:
- the LOC110540251 gene encoding homeobox protein aristaless-like 4, with amino-acid sequence MEPQGITQLLHVRVDQVGGESNGGSAWVILQAVQERQEKEDVQGHSVSGAVATEGEGTKEESRDNTPAVFVDSWNYEGGTSSSGQDKVQQQEPIPGSSKDPRGSPGQLPRFRHRFTQFQLQELERIFERNHYPNAAARKELARWIGVTETRVQNWFKSRRAKYRKYLKM